The Oryza glaberrima chromosome 9, OglaRS2, whole genome shotgun sequence genome includes a window with the following:
- the LOC127785278 gene encoding rhodanese-like domain-containing protein 9, chloroplastic — protein sequence MAVLGLSTAFSPPRGSWIAVRIRHGARPARSNLSLRRRSAGGGAIGVRAEVSFVDGDEAKRLVAEEGYTVLDIRDRTQRERAHIKNSAHVPLFVENDDGDIGTIIKRTVHNNFAGLFFGLPFTKRNLEFTKTVKDKFSPESKLLVVCQEGLRSTGAADVLEREGFQNLACIKSGLQTLKPGTFESVGKSELQNAGKAGLVTVQGKISAVLGTVLISAYLFITLFPDQAEKLFDLAGIKL from the exons ATGGCAGTTCTTGGTCTATCCACTGCCTTCTCTCCTCCCAG AGGTTCTTGGATAGCTGTGAGGATCAGGCATGGCGCTAGGCCAGCAAGGAGCAACCTGTccctgaggaggaggagcgccggcggcggcgccattggCGTCCGTGCCGAGGTGAGcttcgtcgacggcgacgaggcgaagcggctggtggcggaggaggggtACACGGTGCTGGACATCCGGGACCGGACGCAGCGCGAGAGGGCGCACATCAAGAACTCAGCGCATGTGCCCCTCTTCGTCgagaacgacgacggcgacattG GAACTATTATAAAGCGCACGGTACACAACAACTTCGCCGGCCTGTTCTTCGGGCTACCATTCACCAAGCGGAACCTAGAGTTCACCAAGACGGTCAAGGATAAGTTCTCGCCGGAGAGCAAGCTGCTGGTGGTCTGTCAAGAAGGGCTCAG GTCCACGGGAGCTGCTGATGTATTGGAGAGAGAAGGCTTCCAAAATCTGGCATGCATCAAATCAGGGCTTCAGACACTGAAGCCAG GAACATTTGAATCTGTTGGCAAAAGTGAGCTGCAAAACGCAGGGAAAGCAGGACTTGTGACGGTGCAAGGGAAGATTTCCGCTGTTCTTGGAACTGTGTTGATAA GTGCCTACCTTTTCATCACATTGTTCCCTGACCAGGCTGAAAAGCTTTTTGACTTGGCTGGAATCAAATTGTGA
- the LOC127785277 gene encoding 30S ribosomal protein 2, chloroplastic-like: MATTTTTTISSSLIAPPAAALHHRSSFCRCPSRLTVGAARWWARRRQPAVVVRVVASSSVLEAPEEVAARKLYVGNIPRTVTNDELAAMFADHGTVERAEVMFDKYTGRSRRFGFVTMSTPEEANAAIESLNETEVGGRKIKVNVTESFLPNIDRSAPEPEPVFVDSQYKVYVGNLAKSVTTEMLKNFFSEKGEVLSATVSRIPGTAKSKGYGFVTFSSEEEVEAAVSTFNNAELEGQPIRVNKA, translated from the exons atggcgaccaccaccaccaccaccatctcctcctccctcataGCCCCTCCGGCCGCGGCCCTCCACCACCGCAGCAGCTTCTGCCGGTGCCCCTCCCGCCTCACCGTCGGGGCCGCGCGGTGGTGGGCGAGGCGCCggcagccggcggtggtggtgcgggTGGTCGCCTCCTCGTCGGTGCTCGAGGCGcccgaggaggtggcggcgcggaagCTCTACGTCGGGAACATCCCCAGGACCGTCACCaacgacgagctcgccgccatGTTCGCCGACCACGGCACCGTCGAGCGCGCCGAG GTTATGTTTGACAAATACACTGGCCGGAGTAGGCGCTTCGGGTTTGTCACGATGAGCACACCGGAGGAGGCTAATGCTGCAATTGAGAGCCTGAATGAAACT GAGGTCGGTGGTAGAAAAATTAAGGTTAATGTGACGGAGAGCTTCTTGCCTAACATTGATCGGTCTGCACCAGAACCAGAGCCTGTATTTGTGGACAGTCAGTACAAGGTTTATGTTGGTAATCTTGCAAAGAGCGTGACCACAGAGATGCTTAAAAACTTCTTCTCTGAAAAGGGAGAGGTTCTCAGTGCCACTGTGTCCCGGATTCCAGGAACTGCAAAGTCCAAGGGATATGGTTTTGTCACCTTTTCTTCAGAGGAAGAAGTTGAGGCTGCAGTTTCTACTTTCAACAATGCG GAATTGGAAGGACAACCCATCCGTGTGAATAAAGCATAG
- the LOC127783863 gene encoding DNA topoisomerase 6 subunit B — protein sequence MDDDAGDGAASGGTKRKVTAASSSAAAKGKAAGKGKAASKASALATAKESSLLKQKSPAEFFAENKNIAGFDNPGKSLYTTMRELVENALDSAESISELPDIEIIIEEITKSKFNTMIGLVDRQRIDEELYDDFESAKAREKRLAKEARFQETQAKNAALGKKVKEAPAARGKGRGEAAFFRVTCKDNGRGMPHDDIPNMLGRVLSGTKYGLRQTRGKFGLGAKMALIWSKMSTGLPIEIKSSMKGQNFISFCRLDIDIHKNVPHVHLHEKRENKDRWHGAELQVIIEGNWTTHRSKILHYMRQMAVITPYAQFLFRFLSDSPDKNLTIQFARRTDVMPPIPLQTKHHPSAVDLLLIKRLISETTKQNLLQFLQHEFVNISKSHAERLIGEMGPDFSAKTTVKSLTSQQLVRIHQLFRQAKFDDPSGNCLSPAGEYNLRLGIIKELHPDLVATHASSPQVFEGHPFIVEAGISIGGKDVKHGLNIFRYANRIPLLFEQGADVITRTALKRINWSSYKINQQQDKIGVFVSIVSTKIPFKGTGKEYIGDDITEIASAVQSALKQCCLQLKSKIVKKLQARERQDRKRNLNRYIPDVARAIMETLGEIADESPPKRPRYDKEDEELLEKVNSEEVTEMTFRDCLTQHVEQVDYEMALEYAMQSGVSEEPREALYLNSLEGSYKFIDFQSPVFVFRFIP from the exons atggacgacgacgcTGGCGACGGCGCCGCTAGCGGCGGGACAAAGAGGAAGGTCActgcggcgtcgtcgtcggcggcggcgaaggggaaggcggcggggaAAGGGAAGGCCGCCTCTAAGGCGTCGGCGTTGGCCACGGCCAAGGAGAGCAGCCTCCTCAAGCAGA AGTCGCCTGCTGAATTCTTCGCGGAGAACAAGAACATCGCGGGGTTTGACAAT CCTGGAAAGTCACTGTACACAACGATGCGGGAGTTAGTTGAGAATGCCCTTGATTCAGCCGAGTCCATCTCTGAGCTCCCTGACATAGAAATTATAAT AGAAGAGATCACGAAGAGCAAGTTCAACACAATGATAGGGCTAGTTGATCGACAGCGTATTGATGAAGAGCTCTATGATGACTTTGAATCGGCTAAGGCTCGTGAG AAACGCCTTGCCAAAGAAGCACGCTTCCAAGAAACACAAGCCAAAAATGCTGCTCTTGGGAAGAAGGTTAAGGAGGCTCCAGCTGCTCGAGGGAAAGGTCGGGGTGAGGCTGCATTTTTTAGGGTGACTTGCAAG GATAATGGTCGAGGTATGCCACATGATGATATCCCAAATATGCTTGGTAGAG TGTTATCGGGCACAAAGTATGGTTTGAGGCAAACACGTGGAAAATTTGGTCTTGGTGCTAAAATG gCACTTATATGGTCAAAGATGAGCACAGGCCTTCCTATTGAGATTAAGTCATCAATGAAAGGCCagaattttatttcattttgtcGTCTTGATATCGATATTCATAA GAATGTCCCTCATGTTCATTTACATGAGAAAAGGGAGAATAAAGATCGCTGGCATGGGGCGGAGCTTCAAGTTATAATTGAGGGGAATTGGACAACTCATCGT TCAAAGATACTACATTACATGCGTCAGATGGCTGTCATCACACCATACGCTCAATTCCTTTTTAGATTTCTCTCAGACTCACCCGA CAAAAATTTGACAATACAGTTTGCACGGAGGACAGATGTTATGCCTCCTATTCCTCTTCAAACTAAGCATCATCCTTCTGCTGTTGATTTACTGCTGATAAAGCGCTTAATATCAGAGACTACAAAGCAAAACCTTTTGCAGTTCCTCCAACATGAGTTTGTGAATATTAGCAAATCTCATGCTGAACGTTTGATCG GGGAGATGGGGCCTGATTTCAGTGCAAAAACGACAGTTAAGAGTCTTACATCACAGCAATTAGTTCGGATACATCAGTTATTTCGGCAGGCAAAATTTGATGATCCCAGTGGCAAT TGTCTTAGTCCTGCAGGTGAATACAATTTACGTCTAGGTATCATAAAAGAGCTGCACCCTGATCTAGTTGCTACGCATGCAAGCAG CCCACAGGTTTTTGAAGGTCATCCATTCATCGTTGAAGCTGGAATAAGTATTGGTGGAAAAGATGTTAAACAT GGTCTAAACATTTTTAGATATGCGAACCGAATCCCACTTCTCTTTGAACAAGGTGCTGATGTCATCACAAGAACTGCTTTAAAAAGAATCAA TTGGAGCAGCtacaaaataaatcaacagCAGGACAAGATTGGTGTCTTTGTTAGCATTGTAAGTACAAAGATACCTTTTAAAGGAACTGGAAAAGAGTACATTGGGGATGACATAACCGAAATAGCATCTGCTGTTCAG TCAGCCCTTAAGCAGTGTTGTCTTCAACTGAAGTCAAAGATAGTAAAGAAACTACAGGCTCGTGAACGGCAGGACAGGAAAAGGAACCTAAACAG ATACATTCCTGATGTTGCGAGGGCAATTATGGAGACTCTGGGAGAAATTGCAGATGAGTCTCCCCCAAAGAGGCCACGTTATGATAAGGAAGATGAGGAACTCCTTGAGAAAGTAAACTCTGAGGAGGTGACAGAGATGACCTTTAGGGATTGCTTAACACAACATGTTGAACAG GTTGATTATGAAATGGCATTGGAGTACGCCATGCAGAGTGGAGTAAGCGAGGAACCTCGTGAAGCATTATATTTAAACTCCCTTGAAGGATCTTACAAGTTTATCGATTTCCAGAGCCCTGTTTTTGTGTTCAGATTTATTCCTTGA
- the LOC127784690 gene encoding probable LRR receptor-like serine/threonine-protein kinase At1g53440, with protein sequence MLMNGEEVAVKKIHNCIGIDENQFWTEFENLTRLKHRNIVRLVGFCNETQEVVVEVNGNDIVALEPCRALCLEYMPNGNLSKYISDEHDGLDWYMRYKIIKGICEGLKYLHEETEKPVYHFDLKPENILLDKDMVPKLADFGLSGLLDRTGLATVPIGSRGYLPPEYVYGGLVSRKFDTFSLGVIIIHMVAGDTEFSPSQFTDEESSAEAFANNIRENWRKRPQKKWGCTSLEVDCNQVKTCIKIATKCVNSDRSKRPSVGDIVRQLKETEVMDQKENSESDELLSIEPLELQFPIKPKEAAPACSLQLTNWTHDYVAYLLTYTGPKKFFRKPAKGVLPPRSTVGVTVTMQEPAQEDSSSQQTSQLRDSSSSIIVRSTRVSEDVDPSQITRALFVRKVAPAAGGILSFLRTTTPEVSRVVNKVIVKVVHHVPPPATTQHQPEEERSGTDVHRQQPDKEKCSQEESSDTDVHQQHPDKDKKEKEKRSEKERPRTDDDGHEPVKNRNKTPWIDPPNIWGQGGSKFSGPRNRVGPTQHTCFPKSQIIKANRLSIGGGNEKGEQHRSNATAEPRPQRERWR encoded by the exons ATGCTCATGAATGGGGAAGAGGTTGCTGTGAAGAAAATTCATAACTGCATAGGAATCGATGAAAATCAATTTTGGACAGAATTCGAAAACCTTACGAGGCTCAAGCATCGAAATATTGTACGGCTGGTGGGTTTCTGCAATGAAACACAGGAAGTGGTGGTAGAGGTTAATGGCAATGATATAGTTGCTCTAGAGCCGTGTAGAGCGCTCTGTTTAGAGTACATGCCAAATGGAAATCTTAGCAAGTACATTTCAG ATGAACATGATGGACTCGATTGGTACATGCGCTACAAAATAATTAAGGGGATATGTGAGGGCTTGAAATACCTTCATGAGGAAACAGAGAAACCTGTTTATCATTTTGACCTAAAACCTGAAAATATATTACTTGATAAGGATATGGTGCCAAAACTTGCAGATTTTGGTTTGTCCGGACTCCTTGACCGAACTGGACTGGCAACCGTTCCCATTGGATCAAG GGGATACTTGCCACCAGAATATGTATATGGTGGCTTAGTGTCACGTAAATTTGACACCTTCAGTCTGGGAGTTATAATAATACACATGGTGGCAGGAGATACGGAATTCTCTCCGTCCCAGTTTACGGACGAAGAATCGTCCGCCGAGGCGTTTGCTAATAAT ATACGTGAAAACTGGAGGAAGAGGCCACAGAAAAAATGGGGCTGCACATCGTTGGAAGTAGATTGCAATCAAGTGAAGACATGCATCAAAATAGCAACAAAATGTGTCAATAGTGACAGATCGAAAAGGCCTTCAGTGGGGGATATCGTCAGACAACTGAAAGAGACAGAAGTAATGGATCAGAAG GAGAATTCTGAGTCGGATGAATTGCTCAGCATTGAGCCGCTAGAGCTTCAGTTCCCCATTAAACCAAAGGAGGCAGCGCCAGCTTGCTCACTGCAACTGACCAACTGGACGCATGACTACGTGGCCTATTTACTGACATACACAGGGCCCAAAAAATTCTTCAGAAAGCCAGCCAAGGGGGTATTGCCGCCGCGATCCACGGTCGGCGTCACGGTAACAATGCAGGAGCCAGCGCAGGAAGACTCGAGCTCACAGCAGACGTCGCAGTTAAGGGATAGTAGTAGCTCAATCATCGTGCGGAGCACTCGAGTAAGCGAAGACGTCGATCCCAGCCAGATCACCAGGGCTTTGTTCGTCAGAAAGGTGgcaccggcggccggcgggatcCTCTCCTTTCTCCGGACGACGACACCGGAAGTCAGTAGAGTCGTGAACAAGGTGATTGTCAAGGTTGTTCATCacgtcccgccgccggcgacgacccaGCATCAACCTGAGGAGGAGAGGTCCGGTACCGATGTGCATCGGCAGCAACCTGACAAGGAGAAATGCTCCCAGGAGGAGAGTTCTGATACAGATGTGCATCAACAGCATCCTGACaaggacaaaaaagaaaaggagaaacgTTCTGAGAAGGAGAGGCCTCGTACAGATGATGATGGACATGAGCCTGTGAAAAACAGGAACAAAACCCCATGGATCGACCCACCAAATATTTGGGGCCAAGGTGGGTCAAAGTTCAGTGGCCCACGCAACAGAGTTGGACCGACACAACATACTTGTTTCCCAAAGTCTCAAATCATAAAGGCGAATAGGCTATCCATCGGCGGAGGAAATGAGAAGGGAGAACAGCACCGCTCCAACGCCACCGCCGAGCCTCGCCCGCAACGAGAGCGGTGGCGGTGA